Genomic DNA from Actinopolymorpha sp. NPDC004070:
GTAGGCGGCGCCGGTGGTGTCGGTGGCGCCGGCTGGCGTTCCGGTGTGGAGCGTGAGCTGGTTGAGGTGGTCGGCCGGGTGCGCGAAGAGCAGCGCGAACTCCGCGCGGTGGTCCAGCGACCAGCGGCGGAACGCCCGGCAGATGCCGACCGCCTGGTCCAGCGGCTCGGGGCCGAGGGAGGCTCGATAGTCGCGCAGGGCCGCGCTGACCTCGTGCGCGACCGACGCGCAGCCCAGGTCGAGCAGGCCGGTGCGTCCCTGCGGTGCGTAGCGGTAGAGGGCGGGCGGGGTGACCCCCAGCCGGGCCGCGACCGCCGCCATGGTCACCGCGGGCTGTCCCTCGGCGACCACCAGTTCGCGGACGGCGGCGCCGATGTCGGCGAGGAGCTCCCGCCGCCGCAGTTCCCGGCGGCTCGGCCGGACGTCCGACGCGGCCGGGGCCGCCGGGGCTGGGGCCGTCTGGTGAGCGGACGGGGACGGACGGGGACCACGCGCCGATGTGGCCGCTCTCATGTCGTTGGTCACCTCGTCCTTCGTTACGATCCTTTAGCAAGTTTAGGATCGTCACATTTTCCGCATTCCGGAGGTATCCATGCTCGCACGCTGGGCAGGGCTGGTCGTGCGCCGCCGCTGGTGGGTTCTTTCGGTGGCGGCGGCCCTCGCGGTGCTCGCCGGAGTCGCGTCGACGACGCTCACCGGCCGGCTCGACCAGGGCGGGTACGACGTGCCCGGCAGCGAGTCCGTGCGCGCGAACTCCGCCGTGGCCAGGACGCTCGGCGGCCACGGCGTGGACGCCCTGGCCGTCTACACGGTGCCCGCGGGCCGGTCGATGCGCGACCCCGCGACCGTCCGCGCCGTCCAGCGGAAGGTCGCCGGCCTGCCCGCCGCCAAGGTGGCCGGTGCGACCGGCTGGTGGCAGCAGCCGGCGCAGCTGTCCCGCGACGGGCGTACCGCCGCGGTGGGCATCCGGCTGAAGACCACCGCCAAGGGTGACCAGCTGGCCGACTGGGAGGCCGTGCAGCGAGAGCTCGACGGTCAGAGCGGCGCGACGTACGGCGTGCGGGGCCTGACCGTGCGGTTCAGCGGCTGGGCGGCGATGGGCGTTGCGGTCAACGCACAGACCGAGAGCGACCTGAAGCGGGCCGAACTCGTGTCGTTCCCCGTCCTGATGGTCCTGCTCGTGGTGGTCTTCGGCGGCTTGGTCGCGGCCGGCCTGCCACTCGTGGTGGGCGGGATCGGCATCGTCGGCGCGCTCGGCGTGCTGTGGGTGCTCTCGGCGTTCACCGACGTGTCGGTGTTCGCGATGAACATCGTGACGCTGCTGGGCCTCGGCCTGGCCATCGACTACGGGTTGTTCATGGTCAGCCGGTTCCGGGAGGAGTTGCACGCCGGGACGACTGCGGCGGGTGCCGATCGAAGCGGCGGCAGGGAGGCCGACCGGGAACGCGTCCGGGCCGCGCTGGCGGTGGCGATGCGCACCTCCGGCCGCACCGTCCTGGTGTCCGGCCTCACCGTGGCCGCGGCGCTGTCGGGGCTGCTGGTGTTCCCGCAGGGGATGCTGCGCTCGATCGGGCTGGGCGGGATCGCGGCGGTCATCGTCGCGGCGCTGTCCGCGGTCACCGTGCTCCCCGCGCTGCTCGCCGTGCTGGGCTACCGGGTCGACGCGCTGGCGGTCCCGTGGGGGCGGAACCGACGCGCCGGCCGCCCCCGGAGCACCGGCCGGCATGCGCGGTCGGCGGTCCGGACCGAGCGCGGCTGGGGCCGCATCGGCCGGGTGGTGATGCGGCAACCCGCGCTGGTGGCGGTGGTCGTGATCGGCGCCCTGCTGCTCGCGGGTACGCCGTTCCTGCGCGCGGAGTACGGCGAGGTGGACGCCTCGGTGCTGCCCAGGGGCAACCCGGTGCGTACCGCCACCGAACAGGTCCGCGACCGGCTGCCGGCCGCGTCCACCGACGCCGCCCAGGTGGTCCTCGTCGGCGCGAACGGAAGGGCGCCGGGGCAGCAGGCGGTGCGGGAGTTCTCCGCCGACATCTCCGCGGTGCCCGGCATGGGGCAGGTGGCGCCGCTCGGGGGCAAGGGTGACCGGGTGGTGCTCGCCGCGCAGGTCGACGGCGACCCGCAGGGCGAGGCCGCGCAGGATGCCGTACGGAAAGTACGCGACCTCGGGCCGCCGGCGGGTGTGGACGAGGTGCTGGTCGGCGGCCCCACCGCGTCGCTGGTCGACTCGCTGCAGGCCATCGGCGACCGGTTGCCGTGGATGCTCGCGGTGCTCGCGGGCGCGGTGCTGGTGCTGTTGTTCCTGGCGTTCGGCTCGGGCGTCGTACCCGTCAAGGCGGTTCTGCTGTCCGGACTGTCCCTCACCGCGTCCTTCGGCGCCGTGGTGTGGATCTTCCAGGAAGGGCACCTGACCGGCCTGCTGAACACCGAGGCCGGCCCGATCGACGCCTCCATCCCGGTGCTGATGCTGGCCGTGCTGTTCGGGCTGTCCACCGACTACGAGCTGTTCCTGCTGTCCCGGATCGCCGAGGCCTACCGGTCGGGTGCGTCGGCGAAGGAGGCGGTGGTGATCGGCCTCGGGCGCACCGGCGGGCTGATCAGTGCCGCCGCCCTGTTGCTGGCGGTGGTGGTCGGGGCGTTCGCGCTGAGCGGGCTGAAGTTCATGAAGCTGATCGGCCTCGGCATGCTGATCGCGATCGCCGTGGACGCCACGATCGTGCGCGGGCTGCTGGTGCCGGCGGTGCTCGCGCTGCTCGGCGGTGCCGCCTGGTGGGCGCCCCGCCCGCTGGCGCGGCTGGCTCACCGGCTGGCGCTGGAGGGGCCGTCGGAGCCGGGCCCGGACGGCCCGGAGCCTGATCCGACGCCTGACTCGGAGACCGGCCCCGAGGCCGACCGGGAAAGGGCTGCTACCTTCTGACCGGATGGGCCCAACCGGTCAGCTGGTGGGGCAGTCGGAGAGCATGGGAGTGGGATGGATCGGACCGAGCGCGTGCTGGTCGCCGCAGCCGAGCTGTTCGTGCGGTTCGGGGTGGCCAAGACGACCGTGGACGAGATCGCCCGGGCCGCCGGCATCTCCAAGGGCGCGATCTACCTGGAGTTCCAGAGCAAGGACGCCCTGGTCGAGGCACTGGTCCGGCACGAGCTGCGGGCCTATCTCGGAGCCGCCGCCACGCGCGTCCAGGCCGATGAGCAGGGCGGCCGGCTCTCCCGGATCTACCACCACTGCACCGCCGAACTCCTCGACCGGCCCTTCCTGCGGGCGCTCTACACCCGCGACGTCGAGGTGCTGGGCACCCGCCTGCGCCGCAACCCGCCCAGCCCGAGCGGCCCGCGGCTGGCACTCAGCGAGGCGTTCGTGGAACGCCTGCGGTCGGCCGGCCTGGTGCGCGCCGAGGTCGACCCGGCGGTGCTCGGCCACCTGATGGGTGTGATCTCGCTGGGCATGATCATGATCGGCCCGGTCCGCGCCGGAGCCGAGACCGGTCCCGCGCTTCTCGGCCAGACCCTCGACCTCGTTGCGGACATGTTCGCCGCGACCGTCGACACCCCACCCGGCGAGGGCGACGTGGCGGCCGGCAAGCAGGCGTTCCTCGACCTGTTGGGCCAGATCGGCGACACCCTGGACGTGGAGAAGGTGACCGCATGACCGCGCCGCTGCTCGTCGTCGACGGGCTCCGCCACGCCTACGGCGCACACACGGTCCTGGACGCGGTGTCGTTCACGGTGAACGCCGGCTCCGCGCTCGCCGTGGTGGGCCGCAACGGCACCGGCAAGAGCACGCTCCTGCGCTGCCTCACCGGCGCGGAGAAACCCACCGGCGGCACGGTGACCTTCGACGGGGCGACGTACGAGGAGACCTCCGCCGACATCCGCCGCGACGTGGCCACCGTCTTCGACGACATCGACTTCTTCCCCGATCTCACCGTCGCCGAGCACCTCGACCTGCTGGCCCGCGCCCACGGCGTGCCGGATCCCGAGGACGCGGTCGACGACACCCTGCGCGAACTCGGGATCGACGGCACCACCCGGCAGTTCCCCAGCACGCTGTCGTCGGGCCAGCGGCACCGGCTCGCGCTGGCCACCGCGTTCGTCCGGCCGCGCCGGCTCCTGGTGCTCGACGAACCCGAGCAGCGGCTGGACGTCGAGGGACGGCAGTGGCTCGCCGAGAAGCTGCGGTGCGATCTGGCCGCCGGGGTGGCCGTGGTGTTCGCCAGCCACTCACCGGACCTGATCAGGGCCGTCGCCACGGACACCCTGCGCGTCGGCGGCGACGCGTGACCGCCAGGGTGGGCGCGCCGTCGACTCCCGGCCGGCCGGTCACCGTGCCGACGGCGCGGAGCCTGCGGCGGGAGATCCGGCAACGCCGCCGCGACCACTCCAACCGCACGCTCGGGCAGGCGCTGGACCAGCTCTACCTGTGGCTGTTCGCGGTGCTCATGGTGGGGTCGATGGCCGGTACGACCCTGTCCCGGGCCTGGCTGGAGATCGCCCGCTGCTCCGGGCCGGGCTGCGTGGACGCCCGGCTGGTGCTGCCGCTGCCGCTGGGTGCGGCGGTGCTGGCGCTCGCGGTGCGGACGCTGGTCGCACTGGGACCGCTGGTGGCCAGCCGGGCGTCGGGGACTTTCCTGCTGGGTACGCCGGTCGACCGGCGCGGGCTGCTGCTCCGGCCGGCGGCCGCGCTGCTGGCGGGCGCGATCGTTCTCGGGGCCGGGCTGGCGTCCGTCCTCGTGCTGCTCACCTCCAGCCACCCCGCCGCGGTCGGCGCGGGTGCCCTGGCCGGCGCGGGTGTCGGCGTGGTGGCGGTGGCGGCGTCGATCCTCGTCCAGGGAACGCCGAAGGTACGCCGGGCGCTGGGCATCGGCTGCGACGTGGTGGTGGTCGCCACCCTGGCCGTCGTACCCCTGCTGCTCTTCGACCGGGCCGTGTGGTCGACGGCCTGGGCGCGGCCGGGTCCGCTGGTCGCGTGCGCTGTGGTGGCGGGGGTCGCTGCCCTCTTACTGGTGGTCACCGTCGTCCGCCGGGTCGGCCGGCTGCCACGCCGGGACCTCGTCGCCGGAGGCGAACTCCTGTCCGGGCTGGCCGGTGCGGCGGCCTCGCTGGACACCTCGATGGTGTCCGACCTGCTGGTCGCCCGGAGGTTCCGGCAGCGCGGCGCCGGGCGTGTCCTGCGCGGACACGGGAGCGGTCTGGTCGCGGTCGCCGTACGGGAGGCGCAGCGGTCCCTGCGGTCGCCCCAGCGGCTGGCGCTCGCCGTGGGTCTGCTGGCGGTGCCGTACGCCGTCGACCGGATCGGCGTACCCACGCTCACCCCCATCCTCGCCGTGGTGGTCGGGTATCTCGCGCTGCGCCCGCTTGGCGGCGGCCTGCACGTCGTCGCGCGGTCGGCCGGGCTGCGGCGCGCCTTCCCGGTCACCGACCGGCCGCTGCGGATGGCGTTCGCGGCACCCCTGGTTGCGGCCGCCGTCCTGTGGGCGCTGGCCGCGCTGCCCGCTGTCGCCGGGAACTCCATGCTCGTCTTCGGGTTCTCCGCACCAGAACCCGCCGCGGTCACCTGGCTCGCGCTCGCCGCGACGATCGCCGCCGGTGGGATCCGTTCGGTGACCCGGCAGCGGGTCAGCTACGACGGCCCGCTCATCTCCACCCCGGCCGGCGCGCTCCCGGCGGGCTTCGTGGCGCAGATCTTCCGCGGACCGGACTTCGCCCTGGTCGGTGTCGTGCCGCTCGTCTTCGGGCTGCCGTGGGTGCTTGCCCTCGGCCTGCCGCTGGCCCTGCTGGCGTTCGCGGCGTACCGCGGCTGACCGTCACCCCGCTGACGCAAGGGCTGACGCACGGCTTCAGTGGGACTCGGCCGACGTCAACCGGTCTCAGCCGACCCACACCGTCTTGGCGTTGCAGAACTCCTTCGGCCCCGGGGCACCCAGCTCCCGGCCGTAGCCGGAGTTCTTCACGCCGCCGAACGGCAGCTCGGGGTAGGAGGTGACCATGCCGTTGATGGTCACCATCCCGGACTCGAGGTCGCGGACGAACGCCGCCTGCTCGTCGCCGTCGCGGGTCCAGGCGTTCGCGCCGAGACCGAACGTCGTGACGTTGGCCAGCTCGATCGCCTCGGCGAGCGAACCGACGCGGTAGAGCTGGGCGACCGGGCCGAACACCTCCTCGGTGTACATCCGCATCGACGGGGTGATGTCGGCGAGCACCGTCGGTGGGTACCACCAGCCCGGCCGGTCGGGGGTGTCGCCGCCGCAGAGCACCTTCGCGCCCTTGCCCACCGCGTCCGCGACCAGCTGCTCCACGTCGTCGCGGCCGGACTCGGTGGCCAGCGGGCCGACATCGGTCTCCTCGTCCATCGGGTCACCGACCTTCAGCGCGGCCATCGCGGCGACGAAGCGTTCGGCGAACTCGTCGTAGCAGTCCTCGTGCACGATGAACCGCTTCGCCGCGATGCAGCTCTGGCCGTTGTTCTGGCAGCGCGCGGTGACGGCCACCTGCGCCGCCTTGTCGAGGTCGGCCGAGGGCATCACGACGTACGGGTCGGAGCCGCCGAGCTCCAGCACGGTCTTCTTGACGTGCTTGCCGGCGACCGCCGCGACCGAGCGGCCGGCCGGCTCGCTCCCGGTGAGCGTCGCCGCCCGGATCCGCGGGTCGGTGAGCACCTGCTCGACGGCTGCGGAGCCGATCAGCAGGGTGGCGAAGCTGCCCTCGGGAAAACCGCCGCGGATGAACAGCGTGTCGAGGTACAACGCGGTGCGCGGGACGTTCGACGCGTGCTTGAGCAGCCCGGTGTTGCCCGCCATGAGCGCCGGCGCGGCGAACCGGATCACCTGCCACAGCGGGAAGTTCCACGGCATCACCGCGAGGATCGGCCCCAGCGGCTGGTAGGTGACGTACGCGCTGGAGGCGCCGACCTTGTCCGGGTGGGGATACGGCTCGTCGGCCAGCAGGCGCTCGGCGTTGTCGGCGTAGTAGCGCATGCCGTGCACGCACTTGGTCGCCTCGGCCTTCGCCGCGCCGAGCGTCTTGCCCATCTCGGTGGTCATCGTCGCCGCGACGCGGTCGGTCTCGCGCTCCAGGACGTCGGCGGCCGCCCGCATCCACTCCGCGCGGGTTTCGAACGTCGTCCGCCGCAACGCCCGGAACGCCTCTTCCGCGGCCGCCAGCCGGCGGTCCACCTCGTCCGGTGACTGGGCGGTGAACTCCTCCAGGGTCTCGCCGGTGGCGGGATTGACGGTGGCGATCGGCATGGGCACTCCTTCGCAGAACGCTGACGTCGCGCTGGTGGCGCAGGGCTCGCACCGGCCGGGCGGCCGGCCATGTCCCCATCCTGGCGCGGCTTCGGGCCGGACGTCGCACGGCCGGACCCGGCCAGCCGATCTTTACAACGTTGGCCGGTACGCCTAGACACGTCGGAACGGACACATCGGGCATGTCGTACCCCGGATGTGGCCCACGTAGCCGTGGTGGTGCGATCCCGCGGAACCCGAAGGAGCACCGATGAAGCCGTTCCGGCACTCCCGTCAGGCTCTACCCCGCCGTGCAGCGCTGGCCGGTGTGCTCGGCGGTGCTCTCGCCGCGGCGGCCCTCGCCGCCGCGCCGGCACCGGCGAACGCCAGCCGGCCGGCGGACGCGCAGCGGGCGACGTACACCAACTACGTGACCCGCGGCTACTCCATCGACTTTCCCGATCCGGCGGTGATGCGGGGCAAGGACGGGCAGTGGTACGCCTACGCCACCGGCGGCCCGTACGACGAGACGGGTACGACAGGTTCGTCGTACAAGATCGCCACCTCGCCGGACCTGGTGCACTGGCGCAGGGTCGGCGACGTGTTCCCCGAGGGCCGGCGGCCGTCCTGGGCGACACCGACCACCGGCTTCTGGGCGCCCGACATCCGCTACCTCAACGGGAAGTACCTGCTGTACTTCACCGTCCCCGACACCACGACGACCACGCAGGGGTTCGACCCCGCGATCGGCGTGGCCACCGCACCCACCCCGGCCGGTCCGTGGACGCCGTCGGACCGGCCGCTGGTCCCGGCCAAGCCGGTGGGCGGCGGGTACGACACGGTGATCGACCCGGCGATGTTCACCGACAGCACGGGAACGCACTACCTGTACTACGGCGGCTTCGGCACCGGCGTCTGGGTGGTGAAGCTGTCCGCCGACGGGCTGCGCACGGTCGGCGAACCGGTGCACGTCGCGGCGTCCCGCTACGAGGGACCGAACGTGCTCGAACGCGACGGGTGGTACTACCTGTTCGGCTCCTCGGCGAACTGCTGCGCCGGCCCCACCACCGGCTACTCGGTGTTCGCCGGGCGCTCCCGCAGCCCGCTCGGACCGTTCGTCGACAGGCTTGGCAAGCCGCTGCTGGCCAGCCGGGCCGGCGGAACCCCCGTCATCGCGCCGAACGGCAACAAGTGGATCGGCACCGGTCACCACTCCGCCGCGCTCGACGTGAGCGGGCAGACCTACATGGCCTACCACGCGATCGACCGCTTCGACCCGTGGCTGGACGTCTCGCCCGGCTTCACCATGCGGCCGATGAACCTGGACCGGATGGACTGGATCGACGGCTGGCCGACCGTCCGCGCCGGGCTGGGCGCGTCGGAAGGTCCGCAGCCCGCGCCGGTGGTGCGCGGCGAGGTGGACGACCGGTTCGAGGACCCGGCGGCGACCGGCTCGGCGTTCACCGTGGCCGGCGGTGCGATGAACGTCGCCGGCCCGGACCAGGCATCGGACTCGGGCCGGTTCGCACGGCTGTCCGGCACGACCACGGCGCTGACCCGGCGGACGATCTCTCGTCCCGACGTGCGCGTCGAGGCCGACGTGCGGGTGCCCGGAGACGACGCGAAGGGTGCGGTGGGCGTGGTCGCCCGGGCTGCTTCCGACGGGTCCGGGGTGCGTGCGGTCCTGGACGCGGGCGCCCGGCAGGTACGGATCGAGGCCCGGCTCGGCGGCCAGGTGCGCCGTGCGGCGGTCTCGCTCCCGGCCGGGTTCGACACCTCCGCGTGGCACGTGCTCGCCCTGCAGGTCCGCGGGACCACCGCGACCGCCGACGTCACCGACGCCCGGCTGGAGGACCCGTGGGCGACCGTACGACTCGACCTGCCGCACGGCCTGGACCGGCCCGGCAGCGCCGGCCTGGTGTCCGCAGGATCCGGCGGAGGCTCCGGAGTCACCGCCGAGGCGGACAACTTCGCCGCGAACCCGCTCTACACGCCGGTGACCCGCGCGGTGCCCGCCCCGAAGCCGGGCCGGGTCGACCCGGCGTACTCCGACGAGTTCGACGGCTCACTCGGCGACGGCTGGACCTGGGTGCGGCCGGACCCGAAGGCGCAGGTGAGCGGCGGCGCCCTGCGCTGGCCGACGCAGACCGGTGACCTGGTGGGCGACGGAACGCCCGGCCTGTTGCTGCGGTCGGCCATGCCCGACGGCGACTACACCGTGCAGACGAAGCTGACCATCGACCTCGGCGAGGACGTCGATCGCAACTTCCAGCAGGGCGGCCTGATCGTGTACGCGGACGACGACGAGTTCCTGCGGCTGGACGTGGTGGCGGTCGGCCCGACCCGGATCGTGGAGTTCGGCAAGGAGACGGTGTTCCAGGGCCGCCGGTCCTGGGGTGGCGGGCTGATCGGGGCACCGGCCGACACGACGTGGCTGCGGCTGGTGCACTCCCGCGACCCGCGTACCGGCGAACACCGCTACC
This window encodes:
- a CDS encoding TetR/AcrR family transcriptional regulator, yielding MRAATSARGPRPSPSAHQTAPAPAAPAASDVRPSRRELRRRELLADIGAAVRELVVAEGQPAVTMAAVAARLGVTPPALYRYAPQGRTGLLDLGCASVAHEVSAALRDYRASLGPEPLDQAVGICRAFRRWSLDHRAEFALLFAHPADHLNQLTLHTGTPAGATDTTGAAYTTGDNDGGVEAEVIAAVHDLAWVFEETMLRLWAARSFDVPADETLPAALRTSLTGYRDEVLTRARAAGVTVDSLPVAAISTLLQCWVRVYGLISLETFGHLAHIGGDPEPLFESALDELTRLAGTAPERTPEA
- a CDS encoding MMPL family transporter, encoding MLARWAGLVVRRRWWVLSVAAALAVLAGVASTTLTGRLDQGGYDVPGSESVRANSAVARTLGGHGVDALAVYTVPAGRSMRDPATVRAVQRKVAGLPAAKVAGATGWWQQPAQLSRDGRTAAVGIRLKTTAKGDQLADWEAVQRELDGQSGATYGVRGLTVRFSGWAAMGVAVNAQTESDLKRAELVSFPVLMVLLVVVFGGLVAAGLPLVVGGIGIVGALGVLWVLSAFTDVSVFAMNIVTLLGLGLAIDYGLFMVSRFREELHAGTTAAGADRSGGREADRERVRAALAVAMRTSGRTVLVSGLTVAAALSGLLVFPQGMLRSIGLGGIAAVIVAALSAVTVLPALLAVLGYRVDALAVPWGRNRRAGRPRSTGRHARSAVRTERGWGRIGRVVMRQPALVAVVVIGALLLAGTPFLRAEYGEVDASVLPRGNPVRTATEQVRDRLPAASTDAAQVVLVGANGRAPGQQAVREFSADISAVPGMGQVAPLGGKGDRVVLAAQVDGDPQGEAAQDAVRKVRDLGPPAGVDEVLVGGPTASLVDSLQAIGDRLPWMLAVLAGAVLVLLFLAFGSGVVPVKAVLLSGLSLTASFGAVVWIFQEGHLTGLLNTEAGPIDASIPVLMLAVLFGLSTDYELFLLSRIAEAYRSGASAKEAVVIGLGRTGGLISAAALLLAVVVGAFALSGLKFMKLIGLGMLIAIAVDATIVRGLLVPAVLALLGGAAWWAPRPLARLAHRLALEGPSEPGPDGPEPDPTPDSETGPEADRERAATF
- a CDS encoding helix-turn-helix domain-containing protein, whose protein sequence is MDRTERVLVAAAELFVRFGVAKTTVDEIARAAGISKGAIYLEFQSKDALVEALVRHELRAYLGAAATRVQADEQGGRLSRIYHHCTAELLDRPFLRALYTRDVEVLGTRLRRNPPSPSGPRLALSEAFVERLRSAGLVRAEVDPAVLGHLMGVISLGMIMIGPVRAGAETGPALLGQTLDLVADMFAATVDTPPGEGDVAAGKQAFLDLLGQIGDTLDVEKVTA
- a CDS encoding ABC transporter ATP-binding protein, with product MTAPLLVVDGLRHAYGAHTVLDAVSFTVNAGSALAVVGRNGTGKSTLLRCLTGAEKPTGGTVTFDGATYEETSADIRRDVATVFDDIDFFPDLTVAEHLDLLARAHGVPDPEDAVDDTLRELGIDGTTRQFPSTLSSGQRHRLALATAFVRPRRLLVLDEPEQRLDVEGRQWLAEKLRCDLAAGVAVVFASHSPDLIRAVATDTLRVGGDA
- a CDS encoding DUF6297 family protein — protein: MTARVGAPSTPGRPVTVPTARSLRREIRQRRRDHSNRTLGQALDQLYLWLFAVLMVGSMAGTTLSRAWLEIARCSGPGCVDARLVLPLPLGAAVLALAVRTLVALGPLVASRASGTFLLGTPVDRRGLLLRPAAALLAGAIVLGAGLASVLVLLTSSHPAAVGAGALAGAGVGVVAVAASILVQGTPKVRRALGIGCDVVVVATLAVVPLLLFDRAVWSTAWARPGPLVACAVVAGVAALLLVVTVVRRVGRLPRRDLVAGGELLSGLAGAAASLDTSMVSDLLVARRFRQRGAGRVLRGHGSGLVAVAVREAQRSLRSPQRLALAVGLLAVPYAVDRIGVPTLTPILAVVVGYLALRPLGGGLHVVARSAGLRRAFPVTDRPLRMAFAAPLVAAAVLWALAALPAVAGNSMLVFGFSAPEPAAVTWLALAATIAAGGIRSVTRQRVSYDGPLISTPAGALPAGFVAQIFRGPDFALVGVVPLVFGLPWVLALGLPLALLAFAAYRG
- a CDS encoding NADP-dependent succinic semialdehyde dehydrogenase, producing MPIATVNPATGETLEEFTAQSPDEVDRRLAAAEEAFRALRRTTFETRAEWMRAAADVLERETDRVAATMTTEMGKTLGAAKAEATKCVHGMRYYADNAERLLADEPYPHPDKVGASSAYVTYQPLGPILAVMPWNFPLWQVIRFAAPALMAGNTGLLKHASNVPRTALYLDTLFIRGGFPEGSFATLLIGSAAVEQVLTDPRIRAATLTGSEPAGRSVAAVAGKHVKKTVLELGGSDPYVVMPSADLDKAAQVAVTARCQNNGQSCIAAKRFIVHEDCYDEFAERFVAAMAALKVGDPMDEETDVGPLATESGRDDVEQLVADAVGKGAKVLCGGDTPDRPGWWYPPTVLADITPSMRMYTEEVFGPVAQLYRVGSLAEAIELANVTTFGLGANAWTRDGDEQAAFVRDLESGMVTINGMVTSYPELPFGGVKNSGYGRELGAPGPKEFCNAKTVWVG
- a CDS encoding family 43 glycosylhydrolase encodes the protein MKPFRHSRQALPRRAALAGVLGGALAAAALAAAPAPANASRPADAQRATYTNYVTRGYSIDFPDPAVMRGKDGQWYAYATGGPYDETGTTGSSYKIATSPDLVHWRRVGDVFPEGRRPSWATPTTGFWAPDIRYLNGKYLLYFTVPDTTTTTQGFDPAIGVATAPTPAGPWTPSDRPLVPAKPVGGGYDTVIDPAMFTDSTGTHYLYYGGFGTGVWVVKLSADGLRTVGEPVHVAASRYEGPNVLERDGWYYLFGSSANCCAGPTTGYSVFAGRSRSPLGPFVDRLGKPLLASRAGGTPVIAPNGNKWIGTGHHSAALDVSGQTYMAYHAIDRFDPWLDVSPGFTMRPMNLDRMDWIDGWPTVRAGLGASEGPQPAPVVRGEVDDRFEDPAATGSAFTVAGGAMNVAGPDQASDSGRFARLSGTTTALTRRTISRPDVRVEADVRVPGDDAKGAVGVVARAASDGSGVRAVLDAGARQVRIEARLGGQVRRAAVSLPAGFDTSAWHVLALQVRGTTATADVTDARLEDPWATVRLDLPHGLDRPGSAGLVSAGSGGGSGVTAEADNFAANPLYTPVTRAVPAPKPGRVDPAYSDEFDGSLGDGWTWVRPDPKAQVSGGALRWPTQTGDLVGDGTPGLLLRSAMPDGDYTVQTKLTIDLGEDVDRNFQQGGLIVYADDDEFLRLDVVAVGPTRIVEFGKETVFQGRRSWGGGLIGAPADTTWLRLVHSRDPRTGEHRYRAASSTDGTHWTWGLTWTLPADADPQVGLVSQASTPETTGKYGPAMSVFDYFRVER